Proteins encoded in a region of the Halostella limicola genome:
- a CDS encoding ATP-dependent DNA helicase, whose translation MAETNGYMRFFPYDAPYDNQREAMDRIYNALSREQDVLFEGACGTGKTLSALVPALEYAREEDKTVVITTNVHQQMRQFVTEARQITRQEPIQAVVFKGKSSMCHIDVGFEECQVLRDNTYELVDAERDVRQLERRQEELLEESQEGNERATEARSAVMDELDAVEAEVEDLEEQNTCEHYYNNLTRDSDEFYGWLFEDVRTPTEIYEYAHERTLCGYELLKDGIEGVDLVVCNYHHLLDPAIREQFFRWLDRDPEDVITVFDEAHNIEGAARDHATRTLTENTLDQALDELDDSDDARAPGAENVIRAFRDALVETYEDSFGFGDRERVGEDWEDVSVANDEGRDDLTRAFLQQYSGPGIDSDLEAAANLGLELDEEYEEAYKRGETTTRTECQTLQAASFVSSWIDEGAELGQYPVLSVRRDAGTEEVYGRAELYTCIPREVTGQLFDEVYASVLMSATLRPFDVSEDVLGLESPVNMAYGLQFPEENRRTFAAGTPALFASERDDPETQDVVAETLSDAVRFTPGNTLAFFPSYAEAERYEELLDVEATVLRDRPGESAEELRERFADSEDAVLLTSLWGTLAEGVSFDGDDARTVAVVGVPYPHLDDRAKAVQDAYGAAYAERSDDAGWEYAVEIPTIRKTRQAIGRVIRSPDDFGVRVLLDKRYTAAAEGEMGKYSVHSSFPKEEREEMIDVAPEKLKFAMLNFYQGQDAYEDGPPAP comes from the coding sequence GTGGCAGAGACCAACGGGTACATGCGGTTCTTCCCCTACGACGCCCCCTACGACAACCAGCGGGAGGCGATGGACCGCATCTACAACGCGCTCTCGCGCGAGCAGGACGTGCTCTTCGAGGGGGCCTGCGGCACCGGGAAGACGCTGTCGGCGCTCGTCCCGGCGCTTGAGTACGCCCGCGAGGAGGACAAGACGGTCGTCATCACGACCAACGTCCACCAGCAGATGCGCCAGTTCGTCACGGAGGCGCGCCAGATAACCCGGCAGGAGCCGATCCAGGCCGTCGTGTTCAAGGGGAAGTCGTCGATGTGTCACATCGACGTGGGCTTCGAGGAATGCCAGGTGCTCCGGGACAACACCTACGAGCTCGTCGACGCCGAGCGCGACGTGCGACAGCTGGAGCGCCGACAGGAGGAGCTCTTAGAAGAGAGCCAAGAGGGCAACGAGCGCGCCACCGAGGCCCGCTCCGCGGTGATGGACGAACTCGACGCCGTCGAGGCGGAGGTCGAGGACCTCGAAGAGCAGAACACCTGCGAGCACTACTACAACAACCTGACGCGGGACTCCGACGAGTTCTACGGCTGGCTGTTCGAGGACGTTCGCACCCCCACGGAGATCTACGAGTACGCTCACGAGCGGACGCTCTGCGGCTACGAACTCCTCAAGGACGGCATCGAGGGCGTCGACCTCGTCGTCTGCAACTACCACCACCTGCTCGACCCAGCCATCCGCGAGCAGTTCTTCCGGTGGCTGGACCGCGACCCCGAGGACGTGATCACCGTCTTCGACGAGGCCCACAACATCGAGGGGGCCGCGCGCGACCACGCGACGCGCACGCTCACGGAGAACACGCTGGACCAGGCGCTCGACGAACTCGACGACAGCGACGACGCGCGAGCGCCCGGCGCGGAGAACGTGATCCGGGCGTTCCGGGACGCCCTCGTCGAGACGTACGAGGACTCCTTCGGCTTCGGCGACCGGGAGCGGGTCGGCGAGGACTGGGAGGACGTTTCCGTCGCCAACGACGAGGGCCGCGACGACCTGACGCGGGCGTTCCTCCAGCAGTACTCCGGGCCGGGCATCGACTCGGATCTGGAGGCCGCCGCGAACCTCGGCCTCGAACTCGACGAGGAGTACGAGGAGGCGTACAAACGCGGCGAGACGACCACGCGGACCGAGTGCCAGACCCTCCAGGCGGCGTCGTTCGTCTCCTCGTGGATCGACGAAGGCGCCGAGCTCGGCCAGTACCCCGTCCTCTCCGTCCGCCGCGACGCGGGGACCGAGGAGGTGTACGGGCGCGCGGAGCTGTACACCTGCATCCCGCGGGAGGTGACCGGCCAGCTGTTTGATGAGGTGTACGCGAGCGTCCTGATGAGCGCCACGCTGCGCCCGTTCGACGTGAGCGAGGACGTCCTCGGCCTGGAGAGCCCGGTGAACATGGCCTACGGCCTCCAGTTCCCCGAGGAGAACCGCCGGACGTTCGCCGCCGGGACGCCGGCGCTGTTCGCCAGCGAGCGCGACGACCCCGAGACGCAGGACGTCGTGGCCGAGACGCTCTCGGACGCCGTCCGGTTCACGCCGGGGAACACGCTCGCCTTCTTCCCGAGCTACGCCGAGGCCGAGCGCTACGAGGAACTGCTCGACGTGGAGGCGACGGTGCTGCGCGACCGGCCGGGCGAGTCCGCCGAGGAACTGCGCGAGCGGTTCGCCGACAGCGAGGACGCCGTCCTCCTCACCTCGCTGTGGGGCACGCTGGCCGAGGGCGTGAGCTTCGACGGCGACGACGCCCGCACCGTCGCGGTCGTCGGCGTCCCGTACCCGCACCTCGACGACCGGGCGAAGGCCGTACAGGACGCCTACGGCGCGGCGTACGCGGAGCGCAGCGACGACGCCGGCTGGGAGTACGCCGTCGAGATCCCGACGATCCGCAAGACGCGGCAGGCGATCGGCCGGGTGATCCGCTCGCCCGACGACTTCGGCGTGCGCGTCCTGCTCGACAAGCGCTACACCGCCGCCGCCGAGGGCGAGATGGGCAAGTACAGCGTCCACTCCTCGTTCCCGAAGGAGGAGCGCGAGGAGATGATAGACGTCGCGCCGGAGAAGCTGAAGTTCGCGATGCTGAACTTCTACCAGGGGCAGGACGCCTACGAGGACGGGCCGCCGGCGCCGTAG
- a CDS encoding DUF7554 family protein has product MLDSRGDVEVETLLKVVLGLLALLLVLEIVEFLVGGLLAVLGPLRPVITLLAVILVVLWLLDRL; this is encoded by the coding sequence ATGCTCGATTCCCGCGGTGACGTCGAGGTCGAGACGCTACTGAAGGTGGTGCTCGGTCTCCTCGCCCTCCTGCTCGTCCTGGAAATCGTCGAGTTCCTCGTCGGCGGTCTCCTCGCCGTTCTCGGCCCCCTCCGGCCCGTGATCACGCTGCTCGCGGTGATCCTGGTCGTCCTCTGGCTCCTCGACCGTCTCTGA
- a CDS encoding S8 family serine peptidase: MSNHNRRSFLKATGSVVGAAALVSGPASAGGGSRENRRFLIDLREVSRSEVPDDVEIVHDLDGIDILAARGDPNAVPGSASTTPDVSVYRHDATPEGGPVAERNVNSEGSNGPAWDSGAPTNTELQWDKRVQRVDDLTERPDDRRVVHDTTTGEGTRVAVVDTGVYDGHPDLADVVNEELSENFTTDDYDWRPNGAGDHGTHVAGIIAATNANGEGVLGTAPDTEIVSHRVFSGVEGATGDSLAALYTAADKGCDVANFSVGYIHYDPEEYPYLLEIKELYERLADYAHERGMTIVNSTGNDSMNMSEEGVMSMPTEAEGIFGVSATGPIGYLWDDKQDSREDKSLKTLDDGTDSPAFYTNYGHGVDVSAAGGDADLEAIEEGVPGWFYDLVFSTIVQYDDDGNPVPGSGWKAGTSMSAPQVTGAYALVRSLRPDASPEEVETLIRETARDAPGGELYHGAGHLDLRRLVRRAR; this comes from the coding sequence ATGTCAAACCATAACAGAAGATCGTTCCTCAAGGCGACGGGTAGCGTGGTCGGTGCCGCCGCGCTGGTCAGCGGTCCCGCCAGCGCCGGCGGAGGCAGTCGGGAAAACCGACGCTTCCTCATCGACCTGCGGGAGGTTTCCCGGAGCGAGGTGCCCGATGACGTCGAGATCGTCCACGACCTCGACGGCATTGACATCCTCGCGGCGCGCGGCGACCCGAACGCCGTACCCGGGTCGGCGTCGACGACGCCGGACGTATCGGTGTATCGCCACGACGCGACGCCCGAAGGAGGGCCAGTCGCGGAGCGGAACGTTAACTCCGAGGGGAGCAACGGCCCCGCCTGGGACAGCGGCGCGCCCACGAACACCGAACTCCAGTGGGACAAGCGGGTCCAGCGCGTCGACGACCTGACCGAACGCCCCGACGACCGCCGGGTCGTGCACGACACGACCACGGGCGAAGGGACCCGCGTCGCCGTCGTCGACACCGGCGTCTACGACGGCCACCCCGACCTCGCGGACGTGGTCAACGAGGAACTCTCGGAGAACTTCACGACCGACGACTACGACTGGCGGCCGAACGGCGCGGGCGACCACGGGACGCACGTCGCGGGCATCATCGCTGCGACGAACGCGAACGGCGAGGGCGTCCTCGGCACCGCGCCCGACACCGAGATCGTGTCCCACCGGGTGTTCTCCGGCGTGGAGGGGGCGACCGGCGACTCGCTCGCCGCGCTTTATACCGCCGCAGACAAGGGTTGCGACGTCGCAAATTTCAGCGTCGGGTACATTCACTACGATCCCGAGGAGTATCCCTATCTTCTCGAGATCAAGGAACTGTATGAGCGTCTCGCCGATTACGCTCACGAGAGAGGGATGACCATCGTCAACTCGACGGGTAACGACTCGATGAACATGTCCGAGGAGGGAGTCATGAGTATGCCGACCGAAGCCGAGGGCATCTTCGGCGTCTCCGCGACCGGCCCTATCGGCTACCTCTGGGACGACAAGCAGGACAGTCGCGAGGACAAGAGTCTGAAGACGCTGGATGACGGGACCGATTCCCCCGCGTTCTACACTAACTACGGGCACGGAGTTGACGTGAGTGCCGCCGGCGGCGACGCAGACTTGGAGGCGATCGAAGAGGGTGTCCCCGGTTGGTTCTATGACCTCGTGTTCTCTACTATCGTCCAGTACGACGATGACGGTAATCCCGTCCCCGGCTCCGGCTGGAAGGCCGGCACGTCGATGTCGGCCCCGCAGGTGACGGGCGCGTACGCGCTCGTCCGCTCCCTGCGGCCCGACGCCAGTCCCGAGGAGGTCGAAACCCTGATCCGGGAGACCGCGCGGGACGCACCGGGCGGCGAGCTGTACCACGGCGCGGGACACCTCGACCTGCGCCGGCTGGTGCGGCGGGCGCGGTAG
- a CDS encoding 2'-5' RNA ligase family protein — MFSINAPVPGRVSRLASEMHPELVDFDHLRERHSILVKRLGTPEYAGHVQHEARRALANAPAVEVEVTGIDYFTDPPSGSSPVVYLSVESPGLRRLHRRLVEQFGAVENLEGDDYTPHVTLARDGDEEAARRLAERDVERVSWTVSKLQFWDATYDESVSTVSLPA; from the coding sequence GTGTTCAGCATCAACGCCCCGGTCCCCGGACGAGTCTCCCGGCTCGCCTCCGAGATGCATCCGGAGCTGGTCGATTTCGACCACCTCCGGGAGCGTCACTCGATCCTGGTGAAACGCCTCGGTACCCCCGAGTACGCGGGCCACGTCCAGCACGAGGCGCGGCGCGCGCTCGCGAACGCCCCCGCCGTCGAGGTCGAAGTCACCGGCATCGACTACTTCACCGACCCGCCGTCGGGCTCCTCCCCGGTCGTCTACCTGTCCGTTGAGAGCCCCGGCCTCCGCCGGCTCCACCGACGGCTCGTCGAGCAGTTCGGCGCGGTCGAGAACCTCGAAGGCGACGACTACACGCCCCACGTCACGCTCGCCCGCGACGGCGACGAGGAAGCGGCCCGCCGCCTCGCCGAACGCGACGTCGAGCGGGTCTCCTGGACGGTGTCGAAGCTCCAGTTCTGGGACGCGACGTACGACGAGTCCGTGAGCACGGTCTCGCTCCCCGCCTAG
- the ilvA gene encoding threonine ammonia-lyase codes for MSVSVSEIREARDRLDDESVVRETPIETSRSLEAETGATVRLKMEHLQRTGSFKTRGAYNKLKQATSARSEATRAVAASAGNHAQGVALAATKTGLESTIVMPKNTPQTKIDATSDYGADVVLHGHDFREAMAHAKSIVDDDSVFVHAYDDPAIVAGQGTLGLEIVSQVPDVDTVIVPIGGGGLIAGVAAAVDETSPETRVVGVQAEAAATVPQSLDKGEPRTIDSVQTIADGIATGGISDLTYEMIAEHVDEVITVSDTEIAESVLFMLERTKQMVEGAGATTVAAMRSDRLDVRDEVVVPVLSGGNLSMTDLRTVLTHGLTHRGQVVRLRVHIVDRPGEMNRVSEIIADCGANIYEVNHERSVEELDVGNAYLQFRIETSGTDQTDRIVEAIRDAGYSVTRVS; via the coding sequence ATGAGCGTTTCCGTATCTGAGATAAGAGAAGCCCGCGACAGGCTCGACGACGAGTCGGTCGTCCGGGAGACGCCGATCGAAACGAGCAGGTCGCTCGAAGCGGAGACGGGGGCGACGGTCCGGCTCAAGATGGAGCACCTCCAGCGGACGGGGTCGTTCAAGACCCGGGGAGCGTACAACAAACTGAAGCAGGCGACGTCCGCGCGGAGCGAAGCGACACGGGCGGTCGCGGCGAGCGCGGGGAACCACGCGCAAGGGGTCGCGCTCGCCGCCACGAAGACCGGCCTCGAATCGACGATCGTCATGCCGAAGAACACGCCGCAGACGAAGATCGACGCGACGTCGGACTACGGGGCTGACGTCGTGTTGCACGGGCACGACTTCCGCGAGGCGATGGCGCACGCGAAGTCGATCGTCGACGACGACAGCGTCTTCGTCCACGCCTACGACGACCCGGCGATCGTCGCGGGGCAGGGGACGCTCGGGCTCGAAATCGTCTCGCAGGTCCCGGACGTGGACACCGTGATCGTCCCGATCGGCGGCGGGGGGCTCATCGCGGGCGTCGCCGCGGCCGTCGACGAGACGTCGCCCGAGACGCGAGTCGTCGGCGTGCAGGCCGAGGCGGCGGCGACCGTCCCCCAGAGTCTGGACAAGGGCGAACCGCGGACGATCGACTCGGTGCAGACCATCGCCGACGGGATCGCGACCGGGGGCATCTCGGACCTCACCTACGAGATGATCGCGGAGCACGTAGACGAGGTGATCACGGTCTCCGACACCGAGATCGCCGAGAGCGTCCTGTTCATGCTGGAGCGAACCAAACAGATGGTAGAGGGCGCGGGCGCGACGACGGTGGCGGCGATGCGAAGCGATCGGCTCGACGTCCGCGACGAGGTGGTCGTCCCGGTCCTGTCCGGCGGCAACCTGAGCATGACCGACCTCCGGACGGTGCTCACGCACGGGCTCACCCATCGCGGGCAGGTCGTTCGACTGCGCGTCCACATCGTCGACCGCCCCGGCGAGATGAACCGCGTCTCGGAGATCATCGCGGACTGCGGCGCGAACATCTACGAGGTGAACCACGAGCGGTCCGTCGAGGAACTCGACGTCGGCAACGCGTACCTGCAGTTCCGTATCGAGACGAGCGGCACGGACCAGACGGACCGCATCGTGGAAGCGATCCGCGACGCGGGCTACTCCGTCACCCGTGTCAGCTGA
- a CDS encoding DUF7859 family protein, with amino-acid sequence MASVDPFIVLIVGALLALILFFYLMLRRTLLGFKEGMDDGRR; translated from the coding sequence ATGGCCTCCGTCGACCCCTTCATCGTGCTCATCGTCGGCGCGTTGCTCGCGCTGATCCTCTTTTTCTACCTGATGCTCCGTCGCACCCTGCTCGGGTTCAAGGAGGGGATGGACGACGGGCGACGGTAG
- a CDS encoding threonine aldolase family protein, translating to MIDLRSDTVTRPDAAMRDAAANAEVGDDVYGEDPTVNELERRAAEAVGMEAALYVPTGTMGNQVAIRTHTERGQEALVERESHVYKWELGGMAQLSELQVRTLDGGERGVPTPEQVREGYVAEDLHRPGTGLLCLENTHNSKGGVAIDPEKIDAAAAAAHDRGVPVHLDGARVFNAATALDVPAARITESVDSVMFCLSKGLGAPVGSMLAGSEEFVERARRNRKLFGGGMRQAGVIAGPGLEALDNVDRLAEDHDNARALAEGLDDIDGLAARPPETNIVLVETDGAGLSAEEFLAVCETEGVLGVEFGETVARFCTHWDVDRDDVETAVERVRTALA from the coding sequence ATGATCGATCTCCGGAGCGACACGGTGACGAGACCCGACGCGGCGATGCGCGACGCCGCCGCGAACGCCGAGGTGGGCGACGACGTCTACGGCGAGGACCCGACGGTGAACGAGCTCGAACGCCGCGCCGCCGAGGCGGTGGGCATGGAGGCCGCGCTGTACGTCCCGACGGGGACGATGGGCAACCAGGTCGCGATCCGCACGCACACCGAGCGCGGACAGGAGGCGCTGGTCGAGCGCGAGAGCCACGTGTACAAGTGGGAACTGGGCGGCATGGCCCAGCTGTCCGAGCTGCAGGTCCGCACGCTGGACGGCGGCGAGCGCGGGGTGCCGACGCCCGAGCAGGTCCGCGAGGGCTACGTCGCGGAGGACCTGCACCGACCCGGCACCGGCCTGCTCTGTCTGGAGAACACGCACAACAGCAAGGGCGGCGTCGCGATCGACCCCGAGAAGATCGACGCGGCGGCCGCAGCCGCACACGACCGCGGCGTCCCCGTCCACCTCGACGGCGCGCGCGTGTTCAACGCGGCGACGGCGCTCGACGTGCCGGCGGCGCGCATCACCGAGAGCGTCGACTCGGTCATGTTCTGCCTCTCGAAGGGGCTCGGCGCGCCGGTCGGGTCGATGCTCGCGGGGAGCGAGGAGTTCGTCGAGCGCGCTCGCCGCAACCGGAAGCTGTTCGGCGGCGGGATGCGTCAGGCCGGGGTCATCGCGGGGCCGGGCCTCGAAGCGCTCGACAACGTCGACCGCCTCGCCGAGGACCACGACAACGCCCGCGCGCTTGCGGAGGGGTTGGACGATATCGACGGCCTCGCGGCCCGCCCGCCGGAGACGAACATCGTCCTCGTCGAGACCGACGGGGCCGGACTGAGCGCGGAGGAGTTCCTTGCCGTCTGCGAGACCGAGGGCGTGCTCGGCGTCGAGTTCGGCGAGACGGTCGCACGCTTTTGCACGCACTGGGACGTCGACCGCGACGACGTGGAGACGGCCGTCGAGCGCGTCCGGACGGCGCTCGCGTGA
- a CDS encoding aminopeptidase, with the protein MDPRIREHASLLVHEALELEEGDDVVIKASPVAQDLVVALHEVIGDVGANPVAQYTNRGGRAIRSYLRAHDGDFETPEHERALVEAADAHIHIRADENVTEASDVDPEQNAAWQQAHRPILNERLTDNWTLTQYPAPANAQLAEMSTEGYENFVWDAVNKDWDEQHEFQQQLVEILDGADEVRIVSGDTTDVRMSVAGNHPINDTCSNNVPGGEVFTAPVPDSVEGEVLFDKPLYHQGREVLDAYLKFEDGEVVDHSASKNEETLTEVLDTDEGARRLGELGIGMNRDIDRFTYNMLFDEKMGDTVHMAVGRAYDANVGEDNEQNQSAVHVDMIVDMSEDSYIEVDGEVIQRDGTFRFEDGFEG; encoded by the coding sequence ATGGATCCGCGCATCCGCGAACACGCGTCGCTCCTGGTCCACGAAGCACTCGAACTCGAAGAAGGCGACGACGTCGTCATCAAGGCGTCACCGGTCGCCCAGGACCTCGTCGTCGCCCTCCACGAGGTGATCGGCGACGTCGGGGCGAACCCAGTCGCCCAGTACACCAACCGGGGCGGCCGCGCCATCCGCTCGTACCTCCGCGCGCACGACGGCGACTTCGAGACGCCCGAGCACGAGCGAGCGCTCGTCGAGGCCGCCGACGCGCACATCCACATCCGCGCGGACGAGAACGTCACCGAGGCCAGCGACGTCGACCCCGAGCAGAACGCCGCCTGGCAGCAGGCCCACCGACCCATCCTCAACGAGCGCCTCACCGACAACTGGACGCTCACGCAGTACCCCGCGCCCGCCAACGCCCAGCTCGCGGAGATGAGCACCGAGGGCTACGAGAACTTCGTCTGGGACGCCGTCAACAAGGACTGGGACGAACAGCACGAGTTCCAGCAGCAGCTCGTGGAGATCCTCGACGGCGCCGACGAGGTCCGGATCGTCAGCGGCGACACGACGGACGTCCGGATGAGCGTCGCCGGCAACCACCCCATCAACGACACCTGCAGCAACAACGTCCCCGGCGGCGAGGTGTTCACCGCGCCGGTGCCCGACTCCGTCGAGGGCGAGGTGCTCTTCGACAAGCCCCTCTACCATCAGGGCCGCGAGGTGCTCGATGCCTACCTGAAGTTCGAGGACGGCGAGGTCGTCGACCACTCGGCCAGCAAGAACGAGGAGACCCTCACCGAGGTCCTCGACACCGACGAGGGAGCGCGCCGCCTCGGCGAACTCGGCATCGGGATGAACCGCGACATCGATCGGTTCACCTACAACATGCTGTTCGACGAGAAGATGGGCGACACCGTCCACATGGCCGTCGGCCGCGCGTACGACGCCAACGTCGGCGAGGATAACGAACAGAACCAGAGCGCGGTCCACGTGGACATGATCGTCGACATGAGCGAGGACTCCTACATCGAGGTCGACGGCGAAGTGATCCAGCGGGACGGCACCTTCCGGTTCGAGGACGGATTCGAGGGCTGA
- a CDS encoding metallophosphoesterase → MIVVCSDTHSGTGHELTDHMADAVAAADLVLHAGDFTSEAALDAFRAESDRLFAVHGNADGSAVRERLPPARTVTAGNLTVALTHRRDGGATGLAMFGRSRGADLVVSGHTHRPSVTRAGDVTLLNPGSYADPRGNRPGYAELEPRDGGARGRLLEPDGTVVERFEVDAVGDAGSGE, encoded by the coding sequence GTGATCGTCGTCTGCTCGGACACCCACAGCGGCACCGGCCACGAACTGACCGACCACATGGCGGACGCCGTCGCGGCGGCCGACCTCGTGCTCCACGCGGGCGACTTCACGTCCGAGGCCGCGCTCGACGCGTTCCGCGCGGAGAGCGACCGCCTCTTCGCCGTCCACGGCAACGCGGACGGCTCCGCGGTCCGCGAGCGCCTGCCGCCGGCCCGCACGGTGACCGCCGGCAACCTGACGGTCGCGCTGACCCACCGCCGGGACGGCGGCGCGACGGGGCTGGCGATGTTCGGCCGCTCCCGCGGCGCGGATCTCGTCGTCTCCGGGCACACGCACCGTCCCTCGGTGACCCGCGCCGGCGACGTGACGCTCCTGAACCCGGGGAGCTACGCCGATCCGCGGGGCAACAGGCCGGGCTACGCGGAGCTAGAGCCGCGCGACGGCGGCGCTCGCGGGCGACTGCTCGAACCGGACGGAACGGTCGTCGAGCGGTTCGAGGTCGATGCGGTCGGGGACGCGGGATCCGGAGAATAG
- a CDS encoding ArsR/SmtB family transcription factor, with protein sequence MADLLPSTSDASAPEDADPRVVGVDSEDADDVLAALSSATARELLAVLHDDPATPSELADAVDTSLQNTQYHLGNLEDAEVVEVVDTIYSEKGREMKVYAPADQPLVLFAGQEEETSTLKSALSRLLGGVGIVGAASVALHRLAGEMAVTPPSSGGSGGNREGGAVGGDADGGEYLTGDDADPGGPNQTNGGEATETATTTTTESGDVGIMNEETTEATRTAEATEYAEEDTVAETAVETTRETATETADAADGTTTVVGDAAEAANDTATSVLDLSGAISPGLVLFVAGTIAVTAWVFFYYVER encoded by the coding sequence ATGGCCGACCTCCTGCCCTCCACGTCGGACGCGTCCGCGCCCGAGGACGCGGACCCCCGGGTCGTCGGCGTCGACAGCGAGGACGCGGACGACGTCCTCGCCGCGCTCTCGTCGGCGACCGCCCGGGAACTGCTCGCGGTCCTGCACGACGACCCCGCTACCCCCTCCGAACTGGCCGACGCGGTCGACACGTCGCTCCAGAACACCCAGTACCACCTCGGCAACCTCGAGGACGCCGAGGTCGTCGAAGTCGTCGACACGATCTACTCCGAGAAGGGGCGCGAGATGAAGGTGTACGCCCCCGCCGACCAGCCGCTCGTCCTGTTCGCCGGACAGGAGGAGGAGACGTCGACGCTGAAGTCGGCGCTCTCCCGCCTGCTCGGCGGCGTCGGCATCGTCGGCGCGGCGAGCGTCGCGCTCCACCGGCTGGCCGGCGAGATGGCGGTCACCCCGCCGAGCAGCGGCGGCAGCGGCGGGAACCGCGAGGGCGGCGCGGTCGGCGGCGACGCCGACGGCGGCGAGTACCTCACCGGGGACGACGCCGACCCCGGCGGCCCCAACCAGACCAACGGCGGCGAGGCGACGGAGACGGCGACCACGACCACCACCGAGAGCGGCGACGTCGGCATCATGAACGAGGAGACCACGGAGGCGACGAGGACCGCCGAGGCGACCGAGTACGCCGAGGAGGACACCGTCGCCGAGACCGCGGTCGAGACGACGCGAGAGACGGCCACCGAGACCGCGGACGCCGCCGACGGCACGACCACGGTGGTCGGCGACGCCGCGGAGGCGGCCAACGACACGGCGACCTCCGTGCTGGACCTGAGCGGGGCGATATCGCCCGGGCTGGTCCTGTTCGTCGCCGGCACGATCGCCGTGACGGCGTGGGTGTTCTTCTACTACGTCGAAAGGTGA
- a CDS encoding cation diffusion facilitator family transporter — protein sequence MASSKSVVIAALIANGAIAVLKFVGYLLTGSPSMLSETYHSISDTGNQVFLLIGIRFSGQEATRSHPFGYGKAQFFYSFLVSVFLFGIAGWESVKHGYDALQHGVHRASEPVQLLGVTFDPVYVNYAVLIGAILFEAYAFKKANDAITKQMDQHGWSGYREAFRKTSDVTTLTALTEDFIALSGAAIALLGIYLTRTTGNYIYDAASAVIIGIMLMGFALALAWENKRLILGESVPKDEERELREIVENAEGVTDIVGFRTVYFGTDQILVTADVAFDPSLETNEIDDRITKLEDDLIAHNPGVKKVYVEPEVESSA from the coding sequence ATGGCAAGTAGCAAGTCGGTCGTCATCGCCGCGCTCATCGCCAACGGCGCCATCGCGGTGCTGAAGTTCGTGGGGTACCTGCTGACCGGGAGCCCGTCGATGCTGTCGGAGACGTATCACTCTATCTCCGACACGGGCAACCAGGTGTTCCTGCTGATCGGTATCCGGTTCAGCGGTCAGGAAGCGACGCGGTCGCACCCGTTCGGCTACGGGAAGGCGCAGTTCTTCTACAGCTTCCTCGTCAGCGTCTTCCTGTTCGGTATCGCCGGGTGGGAGAGCGTCAAGCACGGCTACGACGCGCTCCAGCACGGCGTCCACCGCGCCAGCGAGCCCGTCCAGTTGCTCGGTGTCACCTTCGATCCCGTCTACGTCAACTACGCCGTGCTGATCGGCGCGATACTCTTCGAGGCGTACGCGTTCAAGAAAGCGAACGACGCGATCACGAAACAGATGGACCAGCACGGGTGGAGCGGCTACCGCGAGGCGTTCCGGAAGACGAGCGACGTGACGACGCTGACGGCGCTGACCGAGGACTTCATCGCCCTCTCGGGGGCCGCCATCGCGCTGCTGGGCATCTACCTGACCCGGACGACCGGGAACTACATCTACGACGCCGCGAGCGCCGTGATCATCGGGATCATGCTGATGGGCTTCGCCCTCGCGCTGGCGTGGGAGAACAAGCGGCTCATCCTCGGCGAGAGCGTCCCGAAAGACGAGGAGCGCGAGCTCCGGGAGATCGTCGAGAACGCCGAGGGCGTCACGGACATCGTCGGCTTCCGGACGGTCTACTTCGGCACGGACCAGATCCTCGTCACCGCGGACGTCGCGTTCGACCCCTCGCTGGAGACCAACGAGATAGACGACCGGATCACGAAACTGGAGGACGACCTCATCGCGCACAACCCCGGCGTGAAGAAGGTGTACGTCGAGCCGGAGGTCGAGTCGTCGGCGTAA